Proteins from a genomic interval of Desulfofustis limnaeus:
- a CDS encoding hydrogenase iron-sulfur subunit encodes MTNDTFEPKIVCFLCTWUAYAAADLAGVSRLQYPANVRTVRVMCSGSVSPHHVLLAFQQGVDGVFVGGUHLGECNYLYGNYSAKKRITVLRELLSFSGIDKARLRAGWVSSAEAPELVQEFNSFIEELRALGPSPLKQDYRKELV; translated from the coding sequence ATGACCAACGACACCTTTGAACCGAAAATCGTCTGCTTCCTCTGCACCTGGTGAGCGTACGCCGCTGCTGACCTGGCTGGGGTCAGTCGTTTGCAGTACCCGGCGAATGTTCGCACCGTCCGGGTAATGTGCAGTGGTAGTGTGTCGCCGCATCATGTCCTGCTCGCCTTTCAGCAGGGGGTCGACGGGGTGTTTGTCGGCGGCTGACATCTGGGCGAATGCAATTACCTGTATGGTAATTATTCGGCCAAAAAACGCATCACCGTCCTCCGGGAGCTCCTGTCTTTCAGCGGTATCGACAAAGCGCGGCTGCGGGCCGGCTGGGTGTCGTCGGCCGAGGCGCCCGAACTGGTTCAGGAGTTCAACTCCTTTATCGAAGAACTGCGCGCGCTCGGACCGTCGCCGCTGAAGCAAGATTACCGCAAGGAACTGGTATAA
- a CDS encoding 4Fe-4S binding protein yields the protein MIDAIRNRVTELLESGKIDGFLGLALQHGHVAPHLYQRGDDLAELMLGDRERPGDARYPLNKYLINLARAYPDKTFGVLVRGCDDRGLKTLYTWNQLSPNKVVPVGIACPQELADRCQCSAPYPDEIVAGEKAEPVAFASVTAVEELELSDRFFFWMKEFVKCIKCYGCSNICPMCFCNECSLTCDDLIKRGEIPPEIPVFHHTRAMHMVGRCIDCGLCEEACPSDIPLRTLYKKVNSILADSFDYTTGLRRGQRSPLNILDPFDAKS from the coding sequence ATGATTGACGCAATCCGCAACCGGGTGACTGAACTCCTGGAATCGGGCAAGATTGATGGTTTTCTCGGCCTGGCCCTGCAGCACGGTCACGTCGCCCCGCACCTCTACCAGCGCGGTGACGACCTTGCCGAGCTGATGCTCGGTGACCGGGAGCGTCCCGGCGATGCCCGCTACCCGCTCAACAAGTATCTGATCAACCTGGCCCGGGCTTACCCCGACAAGACGTTCGGCGTCCTGGTCCGGGGCTGCGACGACCGTGGTCTGAAAACGCTCTACACCTGGAACCAGCTCAGCCCGAACAAGGTGGTGCCGGTGGGGATCGCCTGTCCCCAGGAACTTGCCGACCGCTGTCAATGCTCGGCCCCCTACCCGGACGAGATTGTCGCCGGCGAAAAGGCCGAACCGGTGGCGTTCGCTTCGGTGACGGCAGTGGAAGAGCTCGAGCTGTCCGATCGTTTTTTCTTCTGGATGAAGGAGTTCGTCAAATGCATCAAATGCTACGGGTGCAGCAACATCTGCCCGATGTGTTTCTGTAACGAATGCAGCCTCACATGCGACGATCTGATCAAGCGGGGAGAGATCCCTCCGGAGATTCCGGTCTTCCACCACACCCGGGCGATGCATATGGTCGGCCGCTGCATCGATTGCGGACTCTGTGAAGAGGCCTGCCCATCGGATATCCCGCTGCGTACCCTGTACAAGAAGGTAAACAGCATCCTGGCCGACTCGTTCGACTACACCACCGGGCTGCGCCGCGGCCAGCGTTCGCCGCTGAACATCCTGGATCCCTTCGACGCCAAGTCATAG
- the fdhF gene encoding formate dehydrogenase subunit alpha, giving the protein MDYRTVLTTCTYCGCGCNFFIEVLDGEPIGTIPCKTSPVNEGKLCIKGWNVHEFIRNEKRLKRPLLRKNGVLEEVSWDEALAFTAKRLHEIKAQNGPDAIGFLTSAKVTNEENYLLQKFARAAVGTNNIDHCARLUHSSTVAGLAASFGSGAMTNSIAEMEEADCIFIIGSNTTVAHPLIATRIFRAKKNGAKIIVADPRKIHISEIADLRINHRMGTDVALLNGIMHVILHNGWHDQAYIDEQTEEFAAFAKIIEPFTPEMAAEICGIPAAQIRAAAELYGRADKGSIVYCMGITQHTTGVDNVKTLANLAMLTGNLGRESAGVNPLRGQNNVQGACDMGGLPNVFTAYQAVTSPKAAETFAAAWGVDSLSQQIGLTIPGMLDGLDGGTVKALYIMGENPVVSDPDVNHVKKSLKNAEFLAVQDIFLTETAELADVVLPGVCFAEKDGTFSNTERRVSRVRQAVQPLGEARQDWQIIQEVATRFGYPMNYSGPEEIFREIASLTPSYGGMSYERLEGDGLQWPCPTADHPGTRYLHKGKIARGKGLFHTIAFLPPAEPVDEEFPFWFSTGRVFAHYHTGTMTRNSPSLDAEIEEGFIEISGDDARRLEINHGDTVTISSRRGSVDVKALVTGRIDPGSVFMPFHFVESCANILTNTAHDPICKIPELKVCAVNIKKAA; this is encoded by the coding sequence ATGGATTATCGGACCGTACTCACCACCTGTACCTATTGCGGCTGCGGCTGCAACTTCTTCATCGAAGTCCTGGACGGCGAGCCGATCGGCACCATCCCGTGCAAGACCAGTCCGGTGAACGAGGGTAAGCTGTGCATCAAGGGCTGGAACGTACATGAATTCATTCGTAACGAGAAACGGCTGAAGCGGCCGCTGCTGCGTAAGAACGGCGTGCTCGAAGAAGTCTCGTGGGACGAAGCCCTCGCCTTCACCGCCAAGAGATTGCATGAGATCAAGGCGCAGAACGGTCCCGACGCCATCGGCTTCCTGACTTCTGCCAAGGTGACCAACGAGGAGAACTACCTGCTGCAGAAATTCGCCCGGGCAGCGGTGGGAACCAACAACATCGACCATTGCGCCCGGCTCTGACACAGCTCGACTGTGGCAGGTCTTGCCGCATCGTTTGGCAGCGGAGCGATGACCAACTCCATCGCGGAGATGGAAGAGGCCGATTGCATCTTCATCATCGGCTCCAACACCACCGTGGCCCACCCGCTCATCGCCACCCGCATCTTTCGCGCCAAGAAGAACGGGGCGAAGATCATCGTCGCCGACCCGCGCAAGATTCATATCTCGGAGATCGCCGATCTGCGCATCAACCACCGGATGGGTACCGACGTCGCGCTGCTTAACGGCATCATGCACGTGATTCTGCACAACGGTTGGCACGACCAGGCCTATATCGACGAGCAGACCGAGGAGTTCGCCGCGTTTGCCAAGATCATCGAGCCGTTCACCCCGGAGATGGCGGCCGAGATCTGCGGCATACCGGCGGCCCAGATACGAGCGGCCGCTGAACTCTACGGCCGGGCCGACAAGGGCTCCATCGTCTACTGCATGGGGATCACCCAGCACACCACCGGGGTGGACAATGTCAAGACCCTGGCCAACTTGGCCATGCTCACCGGCAATCTGGGTCGGGAGTCCGCCGGGGTCAACCCCCTGCGCGGCCAGAACAACGTGCAGGGGGCCTGCGACATGGGCGGCCTGCCCAACGTCTTCACCGCCTACCAGGCGGTGACCAGCCCCAAGGCCGCCGAGACCTTCGCCGCCGCCTGGGGCGTCGACTCCCTTTCCCAGCAGATCGGCCTGACCATCCCCGGCATGCTCGACGGTCTGGACGGCGGCACGGTCAAGGCCCTCTACATCATGGGCGAAAACCCCGTGGTCTCCGACCCGGACGTCAACCATGTCAAGAAATCACTGAAAAATGCCGAGTTCCTCGCGGTGCAGGATATCTTTTTGACCGAGACCGCCGAACTGGCGGATGTGGTACTGCCCGGCGTCTGCTTTGCCGAAAAGGATGGAACCTTCTCCAACACCGAGCGGCGCGTCAGCCGGGTCCGCCAGGCCGTGCAACCGTTAGGAGAGGCTCGCCAGGACTGGCAGATCATCCAGGAGGTGGCGACCCGTTTCGGTTATCCAATGAACTATTCCGGACCGGAGGAGATCTTCCGGGAAATCGCCTCACTGACCCCATCGTACGGCGGCATGTCCTACGAGCGACTCGAAGGGGACGGTCTGCAGTGGCCCTGCCCGACAGCCGATCATCCCGGCACCCGCTACCTGCACAAGGGCAAGATCGCACGCGGCAAAGGGCTGTTCCACACCATCGCCTTCCTGCCGCCGGCCGAGCCGGTGGACGAGGAGTTCCCGTTCTGGTTTTCCACCGGGCGGGTCTTCGCCCATTACCATACCGGCACCATGACCAGGAACTCACCGAGCCTGGATGCGGAGATCGAGGAAGGCTTCATCGAGATCAGCGGCGACGACGCCCGGCGTCTGGAGATCAACCACGGTGACACGGTGACCATATCGTCACGCCGCGGCTCGGTCGACGTCAAGGCCCTGGTCACCGGCAGGATCGATCCGGGATCGGTGTTCATGCCCTTCCACTTCGTCGAGAGTTGCGCCAACATCCTGACCAATACCGCTCACGACCCCATCTGCAAGATCCCCGAACTCAAGGTCTGCGCGGTCAATATCAAAAAAGCCGCCTGA
- a CDS encoding methylenetetrahydrofolate reductase → MVETITGSRLEKVLKSGHQAVTSECGPPRSADASHIIKKGHLIKDHVDAINVTDNQTSVTRLCSLAACVHLKLQGLDPVLQMVVRDRNRIALQSDILGAASFGIQNVLCLSGDHQRFGDHPQAQNVFDLDSMQLVQTVRHMRDEGKFLSGDEIKQPPSMFVGAAANPFGDPFKIRVPRLAKKVACGAEFIQTQCIYNLDKFEKWMEGVRERSLHEKVYILAGITPLRSVGMARYLQKNVPGMDVPDELIERMKGVEKSKQADEGITIAVETIQRLKECKGVAGFHVMAIEWEEKVPEIVERSGLYPRPQID, encoded by the coding sequence GATGCCTCGCACATCATCAAGAAGGGACATTTGATCAAGGACCACGTCGATGCCATCAATGTCACCGACAACCAGACCTCGGTGACCCGGCTCTGCAGTCTGGCGGCTTGCGTTCATCTGAAACTCCAGGGGCTCGATCCGGTCCTGCAGATGGTGGTGCGCGACCGCAATCGGATCGCCCTGCAGTCCGATATCCTCGGCGCCGCCTCGTTCGGCATCCAGAACGTGCTTTGCCTCTCCGGAGACCACCAGCGCTTCGGTGACCATCCCCAGGCACAGAACGTCTTCGATCTGGATTCCATGCAGCTGGTGCAAACGGTTCGCCACATGCGCGATGAAGGAAAATTCCTCAGTGGCGACGAGATCAAGCAGCCGCCGTCGATGTTCGTCGGCGCCGCCGCCAACCCGTTTGGCGATCCGTTCAAGATCCGGGTGCCGCGCTTGGCTAAGAAGGTGGCCTGCGGTGCCGAATTCATTCAGACCCAGTGCATCTATAACCTGGACAAGTTTGAGAAATGGATGGAAGGCGTCCGGGAGCGCAGTCTTCATGAGAAAGTCTATATCCTGGCCGGTATCACCCCCTTGCGTTCCGTTGGTATGGCCCGTTATCTGCAGAAGAATGTGCCGGGCATGGATGTGCCGGACGAGTTGATCGAGCGGATGAAAGGGGTGGAAAAGAGCAAACAGGCCGATGAAGGGATCACCATTGCCGTGGAGACCATCCAGCGCCTCAAGGAGTGCAAAGGCGTGGCCGGGTTTCATGTGATGGCCATCGAGTGGGAAGAGAAGGTGCCGGAAATCGTCGAGCGTTCAGGCCTCTATCCACGGCCTCAGATCGACTGA